In Leisingera methylohalidivorans DSM 14336, a single genomic region encodes these proteins:
- a CDS encoding error-prone DNA polymerase encodes MFAEFACLSNFTFLTGASHPEEYVQRALELGIGAVAIADENSVAGIVRAHAQCRDIARRVQERRVWDRRNAPIGPPRPEGIAPPPSFPVYQVPRLIPAARLIFADAPQVIALPVNRAGWGSLTRLLSIGRLRAEKGSCTLGLSDLMEFADGLHLLLLPQAEQTPGGAGGWGPHMDGLTRRFGGRMHLLMAPAYDGGDRARFAQLADLARHLDLPPLASAAPKMHHGRRRRLGDVLSAIRLRSKVEDLGRAAMANGEQRLRSGAEMRRLFRGYEDAVDNAARLAAQLTFSLDELRYDYPDEGRGSETPPQRLRRLAEEGLRWRYPGGAPERVRGLLEHELALIGKLKYDPYFLTVRDIVAFARSRGILCQGRGSAANSVVCYCLGVTSVSPELGTMVFERFVSEARDEPPDIDVDFEHERREEVIQWIYERYGRHRAGLCATVIHYRGKRAIREVGRAMGLTEDTISALSSQLWGFFSAKGVEAERMREIGLDPSSRRLQLTMQLVEEIIGFPRHLSQHVGGFIITQGRLDELVPIENATMEGRTVICWDKDDIDTLGILKVDVLSLGMLTCIRKAFDLMQQHHQLDYSLATLPPEDPAVYNMLCRADSIGVFQVESRAQMNFLPRMQPRNFYDLVIEVAIVRPGPIQGDMVHPYIRRRNNEEPVHFPSDALGEVLGKTLGVPLFQEQAMQIAIVGAGFTPEQADRLRRSLATFKKHGNVSEFRSLFLRGMARNGYDAEFSERCFSQIEGFGSYGFPESHAASFALLVYASAWIKCHHPGIFACALLNAQPMGFYAPAQIVRDARAHGVAVRPVCINNSYWDNVMEPDGEGGLALRLGFRQVKGLRDEDAAWLTAARGNGYTEVEDVWRKAGIAPPVIARLAEADAFAALGLNRREALWAAKAITARKPLPLFARELEGEGLCEPEADLPQMGLGEEVVEDYVAMRLSLRAHPVALIRHLLTPQSPGGGAGRGPGK; translated from the coding sequence ATGTTTGCCGAATTCGCCTGCCTTTCGAATTTCACCTTCCTCACCGGGGCGTCCCACCCGGAGGAATACGTGCAGCGTGCGCTGGAGCTGGGGATCGGCGCGGTTGCGATTGCCGACGAGAACTCGGTGGCGGGCATCGTGCGCGCCCATGCGCAATGCCGCGACATTGCCCGAAGGGTGCAGGAGCGGCGGGTCTGGGACCGGCGGAATGCCCCCATCGGCCCGCCGCGGCCCGAAGGCATCGCGCCGCCGCCCTCCTTCCCCGTCTATCAGGTGCCGCGGCTGATCCCGGCGGCGCGGCTGATCTTCGCCGATGCGCCGCAGGTGATTGCCTTGCCAGTGAACCGGGCGGGCTGGGGCAGCCTGACGCGGCTGCTGTCCATTGGGCGGCTGAGGGCGGAAAAAGGCAGCTGTACGCTCGGCCTGTCCGACCTGATGGAATTCGCAGACGGTCTCCACCTGCTGCTGCTGCCGCAGGCGGAACAGACGCCGGGCGGCGCGGGCGGATGGGGGCCGCATATGGACGGGCTGACGCGGCGCTTTGGCGGCCGCATGCATCTGCTGATGGCGCCTGCCTATGATGGCGGCGACCGGGCGCGGTTTGCGCAGCTCGCGGATCTCGCCCGGCATCTGGACCTGCCGCCGCTGGCCAGTGCCGCGCCAAAGATGCACCACGGCCGCCGCCGCCGCCTCGGCGATGTCCTCAGCGCCATCCGCCTGCGCAGCAAGGTGGAGGATCTGGGCCGCGCTGCCATGGCCAATGGCGAGCAGCGGCTGCGCTCCGGGGCGGAAATGCGCCGCCTGTTCCGCGGCTATGAAGACGCGGTGGACAATGCCGCCCGGCTGGCGGCGCAGCTGACCTTCTCGCTGGACGAACTGCGCTATGACTACCCGGACGAGGGCCGCGGCAGTGAAACCCCGCCGCAGCGGCTGCGGCGGCTGGCCGAAGAGGGTCTGCGCTGGCGCTATCCCGGCGGCGCGCCGGAGCGGGTGCGCGGCCTGCTGGAGCATGAGCTGGCGCTGATCGGCAAGCTGAAATACGACCCCTATTTCCTGACCGTGCGCGACATCGTCGCCTTTGCCCGCTCCCGCGGGATCCTCTGCCAGGGGCGCGGCTCAGCCGCCAATTCGGTGGTCTGCTACTGCCTCGGCGTCACCTCGGTCAGCCCGGAACTGGGCACCATGGTGTTCGAGCGTTTCGTCAGTGAAGCCCGCGACGAGCCGCCCGACATCGACGTCGATTTCGAACACGAACGGCGCGAGGAGGTGATCCAGTGGATCTATGAACGCTACGGCCGCCACCGCGCGGGCCTCTGTGCCACCGTGATCCACTACCGCGGCAAGCGCGCGATCCGCGAGGTGGGCCGCGCCATGGGGCTGACCGAGGACACCATCTCGGCGCTCAGCTCGCAGCTATGGGGGTTTTTCAGCGCCAAGGGGGTGGAGGCCGAGCGGATGCGCGAAATCGGCCTCGACCCTTCCAGCCGCCGCCTGCAGCTGACGATGCAGCTGGTCGAAGAGATCATCGGCTTCCCGCGCCACCTGTCGCAGCACGTGGGCGGCTTCATCATCACCCAAGGCCGCCTGGATGAGCTGGTCCCCATTGAGAACGCCACCATGGAGGGGCGCACGGTCATTTGCTGGGACAAGGACGACATCGACACGCTGGGCATCCTCAAGGTCGATGTGCTGTCGCTGGGCATGCTCACCTGCATCCGCAAGGCGTTTGACCTGATGCAGCAGCATCACCAGCTGGACTACAGCCTCGCCACCCTGCCGCCGGAGGATCCGGCGGTCTACAACATGCTGTGCCGGGCCGACAGCATCGGGGTGTTCCAGGTCGAAAGCCGGGCGCAGATGAACTTTTTGCCGCGGATGCAGCCGCGCAATTTCTATGATCTGGTGATCGAGGTCGCCATCGTCCGCCCCGGCCCGATCCAGGGCGATATGGTGCACCCCTATATCCGCCGCCGCAACAACGAGGAGCCGGTGCATTTCCCCTCCGACGCGCTGGGCGAGGTCCTGGGCAAGACCCTTGGCGTGCCGCTGTTTCAGGAGCAGGCGATGCAGATCGCCATCGTCGGCGCCGGTTTCACGCCGGAGCAGGCCGACCGGCTGCGCCGCTCGCTTGCGACCTTCAAAAAGCATGGCAATGTCAGCGAGTTCCGCAGCCTGTTCCTGCGCGGCATGGCGCGCAACGGCTATGACGCCGAATTCTCCGAGCGCTGCTTTTCCCAGATCGAGGGCTTCGGCTCCTACGGCTTTCCCGAAAGCCACGCCGCGTCTTTTGCGCTGCTGGTCTATGCTTCGGCCTGGATCAAATGCCACCACCCCGGCATCTTTGCCTGCGCGCTGCTGAACGCCCAGCCGATGGGGTTCTACGCGCCGGCCCAGATCGTCCGGGATGCCCGCGCGCACGGGGTGGCGGTGCGCCCGGTCTGCATCAACAATTCCTACTGGGACAATGTGATGGAGCCGGACGGCGAGGGCGGGCTGGCGCTGCGGCTGGGGTTCAGGCAGGTCAAGGGTCTGCGGGATGAGGACGCCGCCTGGCTCACGGCGGCGCGCGGCAATGGCTATACCGAGGTCGAGGACGTCTGGCGCAAGGCCGGCATCGCGCCGCCGGTGATCGCGCGGCTGGCGGAGGCCGATGCCTTTGCCGCCCTCGGCCTCAACCGGCGCGAGGCCCTGTGGGCGGCCAAGGCGATCACCGCCCGCAAGCCGCTGCCGCTGTTTGCCCGCGAGCTGGAGGGGGAGGGGCTCTGCGAGCCGGAAGCCGACCTGCCGCAGATGGGGCTGGGCGAGGAGGTGGTGGAGGACTATGTCGCCATGCGGCTGAGCCTGCGCGCCCATCCGGTGGCGCTGATCCGGCATCTGCTGACGCCGCAGAGCCCGGGCGGCGGCGCGGGGCGCGGACCGGGGAAGTGA
- a CDS encoding DUF1203 domain-containing protein has product MTKITALPTEIVRILQDGGPDAHGRMPERTVSDGGGNPCRHCLRYIPAGAGMLILAHRPFPEAQPYAETGPVFLCAEPCERHEGEALPEIFTRSPDYLIKGYGSDHRIVYGTGIVIPQAQMMAQAEAIFEDARVSYIHIRSARNNCYQARIDRG; this is encoded by the coding sequence ATGACCAAGATCACCGCCCTGCCCACAGAAATTGTCCGCATTCTGCAAGACGGCGGCCCCGACGCGCACGGCCGGATGCCGGAACGCACAGTGTCGGATGGCGGCGGCAACCCCTGCCGCCACTGCCTGAGATACATTCCCGCAGGCGCAGGCATGCTGATCCTCGCCCACCGCCCTTTCCCAGAGGCGCAGCCCTATGCCGAGACCGGGCCGGTTTTCCTGTGCGCGGAGCCTTGCGAGCGCCACGAGGGCGAGGCTCTGCCAGAGATCTTCACCCGCTCCCCCGACTACCTGATCAAGGGCTATGGCAGCGATCACCGGATCGTCTATGGCACCGGCATTGTCATCCCGCAGGCACAGATGATGGCGCAGGCAGAGGCGATCTTCGAAGATGCGCGGGTCAGCTACATCCACATCCGCTCGGCGCGCAACAACTGCTACCAGGCGCGGATTGACCGGGGGTGA
- a CDS encoding amidohydrolase, with protein MKHFNHLACSTAISLVCSGFAGAAVAETADLVIQHGRILTMDENRTRASAIAVKGNTILFTGDDAAAADFIGADTRVIDAEGQVILPGLHDVHIHPLFAIDPVYSGEKFECNFEGASVDMDETVARLRACLQEAELNSDGWLIGKYFNPPSLLSVTGTYPSVIAALDAVSATTPILLEGSDGHAFGANTAALAQAHHPDTGKPAPVTAASLKADYAAYAGYFNIDADGNPDGTAKDFAGHIIGAPVAGLENYKPVLDDLAALMASNGITSAQDAWVFDEIAEVYEYMEAQDLLKFRLRLNTHIDSNVMGGRTRELDLDAAMAHAGAMRAQFEGSEYIKADGIKMFVDGVVEYPTQTAAMLNPYLEPVMGEGLEIKGYVDQDSAVCSEARAHLADYAIPAAANAFRESHGHDASQCEKRYGLLEFTPQELNRAVTAFDAAGFTVHMHALGDGAVKTALDAIEAARRANGNSGLPHNLAHIQFVADEDIARIGEMGVLVTPTMAWAVPFWEYDTTVNPFINEVDSLVDLDKLYRQEGLWGDRVYPFRSIRDAGGIVAAGSDAPVDVPSPQPFVNMAAGMIRADLLPADPLSEDENGETVIVAVNAEEVLELDDVLAAYTVNGAIAMGQQDLTGSLEPGKRADLIMIDTDIEALSQNVETIWDIAETKVLLTVFDGEIVHDAR; from the coding sequence ATGAAACACTTCAATCACCTCGCCTGCAGCACGGCGATCAGCCTTGTGTGCAGCGGATTTGCCGGAGCTGCGGTTGCGGAAACGGCTGATCTGGTCATTCAGCACGGCCGGATCCTGACGATGGACGAAAACCGTACAAGGGCCAGCGCGATTGCGGTGAAGGGCAACACCATTCTGTTCACCGGCGATGATGCCGCGGCAGCGGATTTCATTGGCGCGGATACCCGGGTCATTGATGCCGAGGGGCAGGTCATTCTGCCCGGGCTGCATGACGTGCATATTCATCCGCTGTTTGCCATTGATCCGGTCTACAGCGGCGAAAAATTCGAATGCAATTTCGAAGGCGCGTCGGTCGACATGGATGAAACCGTGGCCAGGCTGCGGGCCTGCCTGCAAGAGGCCGAGCTGAACAGCGATGGCTGGCTGATCGGCAAGTATTTCAACCCGCCGTCGCTGCTGAGCGTGACCGGGACCTACCCAAGCGTCATTGCGGCGCTGGATGCGGTGTCCGCCACAACGCCGATCCTGCTGGAAGGGTCCGACGGGCATGCATTCGGGGCCAATACCGCCGCTCTGGCGCAGGCGCACCACCCCGATACCGGCAAGCCGGCCCCGGTGACAGCCGCCAGCCTGAAAGCGGACTATGCCGCCTATGCCGGGTATTTCAACATTGATGCCGATGGCAATCCGGATGGCACGGCGAAGGATTTTGCGGGCCACATCATCGGTGCCCCCGTTGCGGGCCTCGAGAACTACAAGCCGGTGCTGGATGACCTGGCCGCGCTGATGGCGTCAAACGGGATCACCTCGGCCCAGGACGCCTGGGTTTTTGACGAGATTGCGGAGGTCTACGAATATATGGAGGCGCAGGACCTGCTGAAGTTCCGCCTGCGGCTCAACACCCATATCGACAGCAATGTGATGGGCGGGCGCACCCGCGAACTCGACCTGGATGCCGCCATGGCCCATGCCGGCGCCATGCGCGCGCAGTTCGAGGGGTCGGAGTATATCAAGGCGGACGGGATCAAGATGTTCGTGGACGGCGTGGTGGAATACCCGACCCAGACCGCGGCGATGCTGAACCCCTATCTTGAGCCGGTGATGGGCGAGGGGCTGGAAATCAAGGGCTATGTCGACCAAGACAGCGCAGTCTGCAGCGAAGCCCGCGCCCATCTGGCCGATTACGCGATCCCCGCGGCCGCCAATGCCTTCAGGGAGTCCCATGGCCATGATGCCTCGCAATGCGAGAAGCGCTACGGGCTGCTGGAATTCACGCCGCAGGAGCTGAACCGCGCGGTCACCGCCTTTGACGCGGCGGGCTTTACCGTTCACATGCACGCGCTTGGCGACGGAGCGGTGAAAACCGCGCTGGATGCCATCGAAGCCGCACGCCGCGCAAACGGCAACAGCGGGCTGCCGCATAACCTGGCACATATCCAATTTGTTGCTGATGAAGATATCGCGCGGATTGGCGAGATGGGGGTTCTCGTGACCCCGACCATGGCCTGGGCGGTGCCGTTCTGGGAATATGACACCACGGTCAACCCCTTCATCAACGAAGTGGATTCACTGGTGGACCTGGACAAGCTCTACCGCCAGGAAGGTCTTTGGGGGGATCGGGTCTACCCGTTCCGCAGCATCCGGGATGCCGGCGGTATTGTTGCGGCGGGCAGCGATGCGCCAGTGGATGTGCCGTCACCGCAGCCCTTCGTCAACATGGCGGCAGGGATGATCCGGGCGGACCTGCTGCCCGCCGACCCGCTATCGGAGGATGAAAACGGGGAAACCGTGATAGTTGCGGTCAACGCGGAGGAAGTGCTGGAGCTGGACGATGTTCTGGCCGCTTATACGGTGAACGGTGCGATTGCGATGGGGCAGCAGGATCTGACCGGGTCGCTGGAGCCGGGGAAACGGGCGGATCTGATCATGATTGATACCGACATCGAAGCACTGTCGCAGAATGTCGAGACGATCTGGGACATCGCGGAGACCAAGGTCCTGCTGACAGTCTTCGACGGCGAGATCGTCCACGACGCACGCTGA
- a CDS encoding helix-turn-helix transcriptional regulator — protein sequence MPSNLSQNLSTLASYGNSVADICRRANLNRTQFNRYLAGQSQPSLQTLRRICDFFGIDEHEIFMAPEAFRELVRLRPPVLAARDPATGFAQRLFLNQSKPAAQTGYYQGYLTDPADPSNVYVHLVKVAQSGRGTAVKIIARYPRDQINLPKRLKFEGIATQQAGRLFCVIQESKMRKSTSCIVLSLGDFDNTTTLGGLILGTEPETGNEITTYQTVWRYLGKTPDLRAALKRCGVYPATGAPADLAQ from the coding sequence ATGCCCTCAAACCTTTCACAAAACCTGAGCACACTCGCCAGCTACGGCAATTCGGTGGCCGACATCTGCCGCCGCGCAAATCTGAACCGTACGCAGTTCAACCGCTACCTGGCCGGCCAATCCCAGCCATCGCTGCAAACCTTGCGGCGGATCTGTGATTTCTTCGGTATCGACGAGCATGAGATCTTCATGGCGCCAGAGGCCTTCCGCGAGCTGGTCCGGCTGCGGCCGCCGGTGCTGGCTGCGCGGGACCCGGCCACTGGTTTTGCCCAGCGTCTGTTTCTGAACCAGAGCAAACCGGCAGCGCAGACCGGTTATTACCAGGGCTACCTCACCGACCCGGCAGATCCTTCAAACGTCTACGTCCATCTGGTCAAGGTGGCACAAAGCGGCCGCGGCACGGCAGTCAAGATCATCGCCCGCTATCCCCGGGACCAGATCAACCTGCCTAAGCGGCTTAAATTCGAGGGCATCGCCACGCAGCAGGCCGGGCGTCTGTTCTGTGTCATTCAGGAGAGCAAGATGCGGAAATCAACCTCTTGCATCGTGCTGTCGCTCGGGGATTTCGACAATACCACAACGCTGGGCGGGCTGATCCTCGGGACTGAGCCGGAAACCGGCAATGAGATCACAACTTATCAAACGGTCTGGCGGTATCTCGGCAAAACCCCGGACCTGCGCGCCGCGCTCAAACGCTGCGGGGTTTACCCCGCTACCGGAGCACCAGCTGATTTGGCACAATAG